One part of the Raphanus sativus cultivar WK10039 chromosome 7, ASM80110v3, whole genome shotgun sequence genome encodes these proteins:
- the LOC108814560 gene encoding SKP1-like protein 21 isoform X2 produces the protein MSEADMSIIKPEMMMKSYIWLETADGSIQQVEQEVAMYCPMICHEVLQKGLGAGSSKNCAISLPQRVNPAMLSLILDYCRFHQVPGRSNKERKVHDEKFIRMDTKRLCELASAADSLQLKPLVDLSSRALARIIEGKTPEEIREIFHLPDDLTEEEKLEPLKNLMDDPRIRLLNRLYAKKRKELKEREKLKGKEVEERVDERSVDDLLSFINGKDHKVVKTSKNKKKNKKRKEHKNKDSHKLHSKQQGVQIVDETASSLGGVSNLPSMEDDIFSLQTDSEDGYVDDGMDPVLKEMLDREVEDFARRLNSSWVLSSGQERQPVHFSINGNGATRRLTAIDD, from the exons ATGTCGGAAGCTGATATGTCCATCATTAAACCTGAG atgatgatgaaatcTTATATATGGCTTGAAACTGCGGATGGATCAATCCAACAAGTGGAGCAAGAGGTTGCAATGTACTGTCCCATGATATGTCACGAAGTGCTACAGAAGGGTCTCGGTGCTGGATCTTCTAAGAACTGTGCGATTTCCCTTCCTCAGCGAGTCAATCCTGCCATGTTAAGCTTGATTCTCGATTACTGCAGATTTCATCAAGTTCCTGGACGTTCTAATAAG GAGCGTAAAGTTCATGATGAAAAATTCATCCGGATGGATACAAAGCGGCTTTGTGAGTTGGCCTCAGCCGCTGACAGTTTGCAGTTGAAGCCTTTGGTTGATCTTTCTAGTCGTGCTCTTGCTCGGATTATAGAGGGCAAAACCCCTGAGGAGATACGTGAAATTTTTCATTTACCTGATGACCTTACTGAG GAGGAGAAATTAGAGCCTCTGAAGAACTTGATGGATGATCCACGTATCCGACTCTTGAATAGATTGTATGCTAAGAAACGAAAGGAgttgaaagaaagagaaaaacttAAG GGTAAAGAGGTTGAAGAACGAGTCGACGAGCGTTCTGTAGATGACCTTTTATCGTTTATTAATGGCAAAG ATCACAAGGTGGTAAAGACTTCcaagaacaaaaagaagaacaagaaaaggAAGGAGCATAAAAATAAG GATTCACATAAATTGCATTCCAAGCAACAAGGTGTCCAAATTGTTGATGAGACTGCGTCCAGCTTGGGAGGGGTATCTAACTTACCCAGTATGGAAGATGATATTTTTTCACTGCAGACCGACTCTGAAGATGGTTATGTAGATGATGGAATGGATCCAGTTTTGAAGGAAATGCTTGATAG GGAAGTAGAGGATTTTGCTCGGAGATTGAACTCAAGTTGGGTTCTATCTTCAGGACAAGAAAGGCAGCCTGTGCACTTTTCCATAAACGGCAATGGAGCAACAAGGCGATTAACAG CTATAGATGACTGA
- the LOC108817412 gene encoding photosystem I chlorophyll a/b-binding protein 2, chloroplastic: MASLCASSAIAAISSPGFLGGKKLRLSKKLSVPAGSRSAASVRAAAADPDRPIWFPGSTPPEWLDGSLPGDFGFDPLGLSSDPDSLKWNAQAELVHCRWAMLGAAGIFIPEFLTKIGILNTPSWYTAGEQEYFTDKTTLFVVELILIGWAEGRRWADIIKPGSVNTDPIFPNNKLTGTDVGYPGGLWFDPLGWGSGSPAKIKELRTKEIKNGRLAMLAVMGAWFQHIYTGTGPIDNLFAHLADPGHATIFAAFTPK, translated from the exons ATGGCTTCTCTTTGTGCTTCTTCTGCCATCGCCGCTATTTCTTCTCCAGG TTTCTTGGGAGGGAAGAAACTGAGGCTGAGCAAGAAGTTGAGTGTTCCAGCTGGTTCCAGATCGGCTGCGTCCGTGCGCGCCGCCGCAGCTGATCCGGATAGACCAATCTGGTTCCCTGGAAGCACTCCTCCAGAGTGGCTAGACGGTAGCCTCCCTGGTGACTTCGGGTTTGATCCTCTTGGTCTTT CGTCTGACCCGGATAGTCTAAAGTGGAACGCACAAGCAGAGCTAGTCCACTGCCGGTGGGCGATGTTAGGCGCCGCCGGGATTTTTATCCCGGAGTTTCTAACCAAGATAGGAATCCTCAACACGCCGTCGTGGTACACGGCAGGAGAGCAAGAGTACTTCACGGACAAAACCACACTCTTcgtcgttgagctcatcttaatAGGATGGGCCGAGGGACGTAGATGGGCTGACATCATTAAGCCAGGGAGCGTCAACACTGACCCAATCTTCCCAAACAACAAACTGACGGGGACAGACGTTGGATACCCGGGTGGTTTATGGTTCGACCCGTTGGGTTGGGGATCCGGTAGCCCGGCTAAGATCAAGGAGCTGAGGACCAAGGAGATAAAGAACGGAAGGTTGGCTATGTTGGCAGTGATGGGTGCTTGGTTCCAACACATATACACTGGGACTGGTCCTATTGATAACCTTTTTGCACATCTTGCTGATCCTGGCCACGCCACTATCTTCGCT GCTTTCACACCCAAGTGA
- the LOC108815522 gene encoding U-box domain-containing protein 36 has product MKLEIQENVKMAGSTRDGGRYDGESMEISKRETVMDEKIYVAVTKRDLECKSSLVWAIQNTGGREFCIVYVHQPIHISVPGARFHEQKLRRYRKKKNRALNNLDKYLHICRQMQVRAEKIYIEMDSIEEGILQLISQHGIKKLVMGAAADRHYSMKMRDLKSKKAIYIRREAPDTCHIWFPCNGYLIFTREARIREILYLEGTSSSSLSQSKITKRAESFPSSSMPKDDVRIQVALIEAERAKRETLIEASKREEAEKSAIDAIKRAKELENNYHSELKRRKATKKALKKEREELEKIRSESETRIAESNMVNRELQGKNRLIMEELIRLRAEHEELKRKLSKVSKLKIKSEGEEVSPSKDLELPQYFLCPITQDVMEDPQVAADGFTYEGEAIRDWLDRGHQTSPMTNKRLPHTSLVPNLSLRSAIQEWLQEAPESLNQIFCLLKIESKGVP; this is encoded by the exons ATGAAGTTAGAGATTCAAGAAAATGTGAAAATGGCTGGATCAACAAGAGATGGTGGCCGCTATGACGGTGAATCAATGGAGATCAGCAAAAGAGAGACGGTGATGGATGAGAAGATCTATGTAGCAGTGACAAAGAGAGATCTGGAGTGCAAGTCTAGTCTCGTTTGGGCGATACAAAACACTGGAGGCAGAGAGTTTTGCATCGTCTATGTTCATCAACCGATTCATATCTCAGTCC CGGGAGCAAGGTTCCACGAGCAGAAACTGCGGCGTTatagaaaaaagaagaatagaGCACTTAATAATCTGGACAAGTACCTTCATATATGCAGGCAAATGCAG GTCAGAGCAGAGAAGATATATATTGAAATGGACTCCATAGAGGAAGGTATCCTCCAATTGATATCTCAGCATGGAATTAAGAAACTTGTCATGGGGGCAGCAGCTGATAGACACTATTCAAT GAAAATGAGAGACTTGAAGTCCAAGAAAGCTATTTACATTCGCAGAGAAGCGCCAGATACTTGCCATATATGGTTTCCCTGCAATGGATACCTAATTTTTACAAG AGAAGCTAGAATAAGAGAAATCTTGTATCTAGAAGGTACATCGTCAAGTTCTTTGAGCCAATCCAAGATAACTAAAAGAGCTGAAAGTTTTCCAAGTTCGAGTATGCCTAAAGATGATGTTCGGATCCAAGTAGCTCTCATAGAAGCTGAGAGAGCAAAAAGGGAGACACTCATTGAGGCGTCTAAACGTGAAGAAGCTGAAAAATCTGCAATTGATGCAATCAAAAGg GCTAAAGAATTGGAAAATAATTATCACAGTGAGTTGAAGCGTAGGAAAGCAACAAAGAAGGCActgaaaaaagagagagaagaactTGAAAAGATCAGATCAGAATCCGAGACACGAATTGCTGAATCTAATATGGTGAATAGAGAGCTTCAAGGCAAAAATAGGTTAATAATGGAAGAGTTGATAAGACTTAGAGCTGAACATGAAGAGTTGAAGAGAAAGCTTAGCAAAGTATCAAAGCTGAAGATTAAAAGCGAGGGAGAGGAAGTGTCTCCCTCTAAGGACCTTGAACTGCCTCAATACTTCTTATGTCCCATTACACAG GATGTGATGGAGGATCCACAGGTAGCAGCAGACGGATTTACATATGAAGGAGAGGCCATACGTGATTGGTTAGATAGAGGACACCAGACTTCTCCAATGACAAACAAAAGGCTTCCTCACACCAGCTTGGTTCCAAATCTTTCCCTTCGATCTGCAATCCAAGAATGGCTTcaagaagctcctgaatcactGAACCAGATCTTCTGCTTGTTAAAGATTGAATCAAAAGGAGTTCCTTAG
- the LOC108814560 gene encoding SKP1-like protein 21 isoform X3: MSEADMSIIKPEMMMKSYIWLETADGSIQQVEQEVAMYCPMICHEVLQKGLGAGSSKNCAISLPQRVNPAMLSLILDYCRFHQVPGRSNKERKVHDEKFIRMDTKRLCELASAADSLQLKPLVDLSSRALARIIEGKTPEEIREIFHLPDDLTEEEKLEPLKNLMDDPRIRLLNRLYAKKRKELKEREKLKGKEVEERVDERSVDDLLSFINGKDHKVVKTSKNKKKNKKRKEHKNKDSHKLHSKQQGVQIVDETASSLGGVSNLPSMEDDIFSLQTDSEDGYVDDGMDPVLKEMLDREVEDFARRLNSSWVLSSGQERQPVHFSINGNGATRRLTDD; the protein is encoded by the exons ATGTCGGAAGCTGATATGTCCATCATTAAACCTGAG atgatgatgaaatcTTATATATGGCTTGAAACTGCGGATGGATCAATCCAACAAGTGGAGCAAGAGGTTGCAATGTACTGTCCCATGATATGTCACGAAGTGCTACAGAAGGGTCTCGGTGCTGGATCTTCTAAGAACTGTGCGATTTCCCTTCCTCAGCGAGTCAATCCTGCCATGTTAAGCTTGATTCTCGATTACTGCAGATTTCATCAAGTTCCTGGACGTTCTAATAAG GAGCGTAAAGTTCATGATGAAAAATTCATCCGGATGGATACAAAGCGGCTTTGTGAGTTGGCCTCAGCCGCTGACAGTTTGCAGTTGAAGCCTTTGGTTGATCTTTCTAGTCGTGCTCTTGCTCGGATTATAGAGGGCAAAACCCCTGAGGAGATACGTGAAATTTTTCATTTACCTGATGACCTTACTGAG GAGGAGAAATTAGAGCCTCTGAAGAACTTGATGGATGATCCACGTATCCGACTCTTGAATAGATTGTATGCTAAGAAACGAAAGGAgttgaaagaaagagaaaaacttAAG GGTAAAGAGGTTGAAGAACGAGTCGACGAGCGTTCTGTAGATGACCTTTTATCGTTTATTAATGGCAAAG ATCACAAGGTGGTAAAGACTTCcaagaacaaaaagaagaacaagaaaaggAAGGAGCATAAAAATAAG GATTCACATAAATTGCATTCCAAGCAACAAGGTGTCCAAATTGTTGATGAGACTGCGTCCAGCTTGGGAGGGGTATCTAACTTACCCAGTATGGAAGATGATATTTTTTCACTGCAGACCGACTCTGAAGATGGTTATGTAGATGATGGAATGGATCCAGTTTTGAAGGAAATGCTTGATAG GGAAGTAGAGGATTTTGCTCGGAGATTGAACTCAAGTTGGGTTCTATCTTCAGGACAAGAAAGGCAGCCTGTGCACTTTTCCATAAACGGCAATGGAGCAACAAGGCGATTAACAG ATGACTGA
- the LOC108814560 gene encoding SKP1-like protein 21 isoform X1 — MSEADMSIIKPEMMMKSYIWLETADGSIQQVEQEVAMYCPMICHEVLQKGLGAGSSKNCAISLPQRVNPAMLSLILDYCRFHQVPGRSNKERKVHDEKFIRMDTKRLCELASAADSLQLKPLVDLSSRALARIIEGKTPEEIREIFHLPDDLTEEEKLEPLKNLMDDPRIRLLNRLYAKKRKELKEREKLKGKEVEERVDERSVDDLLSFINGKDHKVVKTSKNKKKNKKRKEHKNKDSHKLHSKQQGVQIVDETASSLGGVSNLPSMEDDIFSLQTDSEDGYVDDGMDPVLKEMLDREVEDFARRLNSSWVLSSGQERQPVHFSINGNGATRRLTGTHTPQGFSQG, encoded by the exons ATGTCGGAAGCTGATATGTCCATCATTAAACCTGAG atgatgatgaaatcTTATATATGGCTTGAAACTGCGGATGGATCAATCCAACAAGTGGAGCAAGAGGTTGCAATGTACTGTCCCATGATATGTCACGAAGTGCTACAGAAGGGTCTCGGTGCTGGATCTTCTAAGAACTGTGCGATTTCCCTTCCTCAGCGAGTCAATCCTGCCATGTTAAGCTTGATTCTCGATTACTGCAGATTTCATCAAGTTCCTGGACGTTCTAATAAG GAGCGTAAAGTTCATGATGAAAAATTCATCCGGATGGATACAAAGCGGCTTTGTGAGTTGGCCTCAGCCGCTGACAGTTTGCAGTTGAAGCCTTTGGTTGATCTTTCTAGTCGTGCTCTTGCTCGGATTATAGAGGGCAAAACCCCTGAGGAGATACGTGAAATTTTTCATTTACCTGATGACCTTACTGAG GAGGAGAAATTAGAGCCTCTGAAGAACTTGATGGATGATCCACGTATCCGACTCTTGAATAGATTGTATGCTAAGAAACGAAAGGAgttgaaagaaagagaaaaacttAAG GGTAAAGAGGTTGAAGAACGAGTCGACGAGCGTTCTGTAGATGACCTTTTATCGTTTATTAATGGCAAAG ATCACAAGGTGGTAAAGACTTCcaagaacaaaaagaagaacaagaaaaggAAGGAGCATAAAAATAAG GATTCACATAAATTGCATTCCAAGCAACAAGGTGTCCAAATTGTTGATGAGACTGCGTCCAGCTTGGGAGGGGTATCTAACTTACCCAGTATGGAAGATGATATTTTTTCACTGCAGACCGACTCTGAAGATGGTTATGTAGATGATGGAATGGATCCAGTTTTGAAGGAAATGCTTGATAG GGAAGTAGAGGATTTTGCTCGGAGATTGAACTCAAGTTGGGTTCTATCTTCAGGACAAGAAAGGCAGCCTGTGCACTTTTCCATAAACGGCAATGGAGCAACAAGGCGATTAACAGGTACACACACACCACAAGGTTTTTCTCAGGGTTAA
- the LOC108817411 gene encoding 3-methyl-2-oxobutanoate hydroxymethyltransferase 2, mitochondrial gives MASSLIRSCSRRAVRTIATARFMSNVPENTVYGGPKPQNPNQRVTLTQLRQKHRKGEPITVVTGYDYPSAVHIDTAGIDVCLVGDSASMVVHGYDTTLPISLDEMLVHCRAVARGAKRPLLVGDLPFGTYESSTNQAVDTAVRVLKEGGMDAIKLEGGSPSRITAAKSIVEAGIAVMGHVGLTPQAISVLGGFRPQGRNIASAVKVVETAMALQEAGCFSVVLECVPPPVAAAATSALHIPTIGIGAGPFCSGQVLVYHDLLGMMQHPHHAKVTPKFCKQYAQVGEVINRALLEYKEEVTKHSFPGPSHSPYKISSNDLDGFLSELQKMGLDKAASDAAASAEKMESSDPV, from the exons ATGGCTTCTTCGCTCATCAGGAGCTGCTCTCGTCGCGCCGTTAGAACCATAGCCACCGCCCGGTTTATGAGCAACGTACCGGAGAACACCGTTTACGGAGGACCCAAACCGCAAAACCCGAACCAGAGAGTGACTCTCACGCAGCTGAGGCAGAAACATCGGAAAGGCGAGCCGATAACCGTCGTCACCGGTTACGATTACCCTTCCGCCGTTCACATCGATACGGCCGGGATCGATGTTTGTCTCGTCGGAGATTCAGCTTCCATGGTTGTTCATGGCTACGACACCACCCTTCCTATCTCCTTAGATGAGATGCTCGTTCACTGTCGCGCCGTTGCTCGTGGAGCCAAAAGGCCTCTTCTTGTCGGCGATTTGCCGTTTGGTACGTATGAGTCCAGCACCAATCAG GCGGTTGATACTGCAGTTAGAGTGTTGAAAGAAGGAGGAATGGATGCTATTAAACTTGAAGGAGGTTCACCTTCAAGGATTACTGCTGCAAAATCCATTGTGGAAGCAGGCATTGCGGTTATGGGACATGTTGGCTTGACTCCTCAAGCTATCAGTGTTCTTGGTGGTTTCAGACCACAAGGGAGAAACATAGCTAGTGCTGTTAAG GTTGTGGAAACTGCAATGGCTTTACAAGAAGCTGGATGTTTTTCGGTTGTGTTAGAATGTGTTCCTCCCCCTGTGGCTGCTGCTGCAACCTCTGCCCTTCATATTCCAACCATTGGCATAGGAGCTGGTCCTTTCTGCAGTGGACAG GTTTTAGTCTATCATGATCTCCTGGGAATGATGCAGCATCCACATCATGCTAAG GTGACTCCAAAGTTTTGCAAGCAGTACGCTCAAGTAGGAGAAGTGATCAACAGAGCACTCTTGGAGTACAAGGAAGAAGTAACCAAACACTCGTTTCCAGGTCCTTCTCACAGCCCTTACAAGATCTCCTCAAACGACCTGGACGGATTCTTAAGCGAGTTACAAAAAATGGGATTGGATAAAGCTGCTTCTGATGCAGCAGCATCTGCTGAAAAGATGGAGTCTTCAGATCCAGTGTAG
- the LOC108817409 gene encoding pentatricopeptide repeat-containing protein At3g61520, mitochondrial, which produces MTTLLSLSRRRNSYYLLTHPRLLRRFSADADPPPGIKPESQESAEVRLLENLRKIPQQDWASSETLSSLLVSSSIPPPALSQITRRLGSYSLAASFLHYLLDAAKSQSLNHRREESLSLVFQSVVEFAGSEPDSKDKLLSLYETAKEKNVPLTVVAAKLLIRWFSRMGMVNQSVLVYERLDSSVKNTQVRNVLIDVLFRNGRAGDAFKVLDEMLCEGSSVFRPNRITADIVFHEVWRGRVLKEDEIVGLISRFGSHGVAPNCVWLTRFITSLCRNARRTDVAWEVLSGLMKNRAPLQAPSFNALLTVLGRNMEISRMNDVVVKMDEMKIRPDVVTLGILINTLCKSRRVDEALEVFQEMCGKRSDDGDVIKADSIHFNTLIDGLCKVGRMKEAEELLVKMKTEESCAATTVTYNCLVGGYCIAGQLETAKEVVSRMKEDGIKPNVVTLNTLVGGMCRHHGVNMAIAFFTDMQREGLKGNVVTYTTLIHAYCSVGNVENAMGLFDQMLEAGCSPDAKIYYALISGLCQARRDHDAVRVVEKLKQSGFSLDLLAYNMLIGLFCDKNNGEKVYEMLTDMEEAKMKPDSITYNTLVSFFCKLKDFESVQKMMENMREDGLHPTVVTYGVIIEAYCSAGDVSEALKLFNDMGSRSKVSPNTVIYNILINAFCKVGNLGQAMSLKEDMKEKMVRPNVETYNALFKSLNEVHQKETLFKLMNEMNQSSCEANQTTVEILMERLTSSDDLIKLKQFMQGYTVGYQVEKNFTFPCL; this is translated from the coding sequence ATGACTACTTTGCTATCTCTTTCCCGGCGCCGGAACTCCTACTATCTCCTCACCCATCCCCGACTCCTCCGTAGATTCTCCGCCGATGCTGACCCACCTCCCGGAATCAAACCGGAAAGCCAAGAATCCGCAGAAGTCCGGTTATTAGAGAATCTCCGTAAAATCCCACAGCAGGATTGGGCGTCAAGCGAGACGCTTTCTTCTCTCCTCGTATCTTCCTCTATACCTCCTCCAGCATTATCTCAAATCACCCGCCGTCTCGGATCCTACTCTCTAGCAGCCTCGTTCTTACACTACCTCCTCGACGCCGCGAAATCTCAGTCTCTGAACCACCGCCGCGAAGAGTCTCTCTCGTTAGTGTTTCAATCGGTCGTCGAATTCGCCGGTAGCGAACCCGACTCGAAGGACAAGCTTCTCAGTCTCTACGAGACCGCCAAAGAGAAAAACGTCCCTCTCACCGTCGTCGCCGCTAAGCTTCTCATCCGATGGTTTTCACGTATGGGTATGGTGAACCAGTCCGTTCTCGTCTACGAACGGCTCGATTCGAGTGTGAAGAACACGCAGGTTCGTAACGTTTTGATCGATGTTTTGTTCAGAAACGGGAGAGCGGGTGATGCATTCAAGGTGCTCGACGAAATGCTTTGCGAAGGATCTTCGGTCTTTCGTCCTAATAGAATCACTGCTGATATTGTTTTCCATGAGGTTTGGAGGGGAAGAGTTTTGAAGGAAGATGAGATTGTTGGGTTGATTTCGAGGTTTGGTTCTCACGGTGTAGCTCCAAACTGTGTTTGGTTGACTCGGTTTATAACTAGTCTATGCAGAAATGCTCGGAGGACCGATGTAGCGTGGGAGGTTTTGAGCGGTCTGATGAAGAACAGAGCTCCGCTTCAGGCTCCTTCTTTCAATGCGTTGTTGACGGTCTTGGGAAGGAACATGGAGATTAGTAGAATGAATGATGTGGTTGTGAAGATGGACGAGATGAAGATTCGGCCTGATGTAGTGACGTTAGGGATTCTAATTAACACTCTGTGCAAGTCAAGGAGGGTTGATGAAGCTCTCGAAGTTTTTCAGGAAATGTGTGGGAAGAGAAGTGATGATGGGGATGTGATTAAAGCTGATTCTATTCATTTTAATACTCTCATAGATGGGTTGTGTAAGGTGGGGAGGATGAAGGAAGCTGAGGAGCTGTTGGTGAAGATGAAAACGGAAGAGAGCTGTGCGGCGACTACGGTTACTTACAATTGCTTGGTTGGTGGGTATTGCATAGCGGGACAGCTTGAGACGGCTAAAGAAGTTGTGTCTCGGATGAAGGAGGATGGGATTAAACCCAATGTGGTCACTCTCAATACGCTTGTCGGTGGGATGTGCAGGCACCATGGAGTGAACATGGCGATTGCTTTCTTTACGGATATGCAAAGGGAAGGGTTGAAAGGGAACGTGGTTACTTACACGACGTTGATCCATGCTTACTGCAGCGTCGGTAACGTTGAAAACGCTATGGGATTGTTTGACCAAATGTTGGAAGCTGGTTGTTCTCCTGATGCGAAGATCTATTACGCTTTGATATCTGGACTGTGCCAAGCTAGAAGAGATCATGACGCGGTTAGAGTGGTGGAGAAGCTGAAACAGTCAGGGTTCTCTCTTGATTTGCTGGCTTACAACATGCTTATTGGGCTGTTTTGTGATAAGAACAACGGAGAGAAAGTGTATGAGATGCTAACGGATATGGAGGAAGCAAAGATGAAACCAGATTCCATCACTTACAACACATTGGTGTCATTTTTCTGTAAACTCAAGGACTTTGAGAGTGTTCAGAAAATGATGGAGAATATGAGAGAAGACGGATTGCATCCTACTGTTGTGACGTATGGAGTGATCATCGAAGCTTACTGCTCGGCTGGGGATGTAAGCGAAGCGTTGAAGCTGTTCAACGACATGGGTTCACGCTCAAAGGTCAGCCCGAACACCGTGATATACAACATTCTCATAAACGCGTTTTGCAAAGTGGGGAACCTCGGACAAGCTATGTCTCTGAAAGAGGATATGAAGGAGAAGATGGTGAGACCGAATGTGGAAACTTACAATGCATTGTTTAAGAGTCTTAATGAGGTGCACCAGAAAGAGACGTTGTTTAAACTAATGAACGAGATGAACCAGTCTTCATGTGAAGCGAATCAGACCACCGTGGAGATTTTAATGGAGCGTCTTACTAGCTCTGATGATTTGATTAAGCTTAAACAGTTTATGCAAGGTTACACTGTTGGTTATCAGGTCGAGAAAAACTTCACTTTTCCATGTCTTTAG
- the LOC108815872 gene encoding brassinosteroid-responsive RING protein 1, producing the protein MGFPVGYTEVFLPKLFVQTLSILSFIRTVVFTLFRFFGLSHFLETDQTWPDYTSYPTRIPELRSPFSALLIRDILPVIKFEDAASSVQDLPESCAVCLYGFEREEEIRWLRNCRHIFHRRCLDRWMDHDQKTCPLCRTPFVPDEMQEEFNQRLWAASGVHDFHSD; encoded by the coding sequence atggGCTTTCCCGTAGGTTACACAGAGGTGTTTCTCCCAAAGCTCTTCGTACAAACGCTTTCGATACTCAGTTTCATCAGAACCGTCGTCTTCACTCTCTTCCGCTTCTTCGGTCTCTCCCACTTCCTCGAAACGGATCAAACCTGGCCCGACTACACATCTTACCCGACCCGAATACCCGAACTCCGCTCACCTTTCTCCGCCCTACTAATCCGCGATATCCTACCGGTTATCAAATTCGAAGACGCGGCGAGCTCCGTCCAAGATCTGCCGGAAAGCTGCGCCGTCTGTCTCTACGGGTTCgaaagagaggaagagatcCGATGGCTGAGAAACTGCAGACATATATTCCACCGGAGATGTCTCGACCGTTGGATGGATCACGATCAGAAGACGTGTCCTCTTTGTAGAACTCCGTTTGTTCCGGATGAGATGCAAGAAGAGTTTAATCAACGGTTATGGGCTGCTTCTGGTGTTCATGACTTCCATAGTGATTAG